The Streptomyces sp. NBC_01268 genome segment AAGCGGTTGATGGCGTCGATGTGCTTGGCGCGCATCTCCGGGTTGCGGACGCCGAGGCCCTCCTCCGGGGCGAGGGCGAGGACGCCGACCTTGCCCTGGTGCAGGTTGCGGTGCACGTCGTACGCGGCCTGGCCGGTGTCCTCCAGGGAGTAGACCTTGGAGAGGGTGGGGTGGATCTTGCCCTTGGCGATCAGGCGGTTGGCCTCCCACGCCTCGCGGTAGTTGGCGAAGTGCGAGCCGATGATCCGCTTCAGCGACATCCACAGGTACCGGTTGTCGTACTGGTGCATGTAGCCCGAGGTGGAGGCGCAGGTGGTGATGGTGCCGCCCTTGCGGGTGACGTACACGGAGGCGCCGAAGGTCTCGCGGCCCGGGTGCTCGAAGACGATGTCGATGTCCTCGCCGCCGGTCAGCTCGCGGATCTTGGAGCCGAAGCGCTTCCACTCGCGCGGGTCCTGGGTGTTCTCGTCCTTCCAGAACTTGTAGCCCTCGGCGTTGCGGTCGATGACCGCGTCCGCGCCCATCGAGCGGCAGATGTCGGCCTTCTCCGGGGAGGAGACGACACAGATCGGGTTGGCGCCGCCGGCCAGCGCGAACTGGGTGGCGTACGAGCCGAGTCCGCCGCTCGCGCCCCAGATGAGGACGTTGTCGCCCTGCTTCATGCCGGCGCCGTTGCGGGAGACCAGCTGGCGGTACGCGGTGGAGTTGACCAGGCCGGGGGAGGCGGCCTCCTCCCAGCTGAGGTGGTCCGGCTTCGGCATCAGCTGGTTGGACTTGACCAGGGCGATCTCGGCGAGTCCGCCGAAGTTGGTCTCGAAGCCCCAGATGCGCTGCTCGGGGTCGAGCATCGTGTCGTTGTGGCCGTCCGAGGACTCCAGCTCGACGCTCAGGCAGTGCGCGACGACCTCGTCGCCGGGCTTCCAGGAGTTGACGCCCGGGCCGGTGCGCAGGACGACGCCCGCGAGGTCGGAGCCGATGACGTGGTACGGCAGGTCGTGGCGCTTGCTGAGCTCCGACAGACGGCCGTAGCGCTCCAGGAAGCCGAAGGTCGAGACGGGCTCGAAGATCGAGGTCCAGACCGAGTTGTAGTTGACGGAGCTGGCCATGACGGCGACCAGGGCCTCGCCCGGGCCGAGCTCGGGCAGGGCCACGTCGTCGAGGTGCAGCGACTTGCGCGGGTCCTTGTCGCGGCTGGCGAGCCCGGCGAACATCTCGGCCTCGTCCTTGTGGACGGTCACGGCGCGGTACGACTCGGGGAGCTTGATGTGGGCGAAGTCGGCCGAGGTGGAGTCGGGCGACTGGATCGCGTCCAGGATGTCCTTCACGGGATGCCTCCGGCGGTGCGGCGTCTGAGGGGGACGCGCTGAGGGTTACGTCGGGGTTGGTGCTGTGGAGGTGTGCCGTCGGTTCGGCGCGGTGGTGCGGTGGCGGCGCCGGGTGTGGCGCGAGGGGTGCCTGTGACGCAGGCGTCCGGGCGCACGAGCAGGATCGCTTGTGGGGACAGCCGGCGCGCGAGGCGATTCTCTGCGTGCCGGCCGCCCGGACACCTTCAACGTATGGCACGCCGTGTCACGTGACAAGGCACTGCGTGCCAACAATTTCACTCAGATGCAATCTGGTGGTCACGGATGAGCGATGATCGATCGAAAACCTGGCTGAGCTGCGCAAACGCGACATGGGCCGCCCCCGGAAAACCGGGAACGGCCCATGCGTGAGGGTGCCGGAGAGGCCCCGAGGGGGCCCCGCGAGGTCCTGCGAGGGCGGCTCAGCCCTGCTTGAGTGCCCTCTGGATCGTCCGCATGACCTCGTCGAGCGGTGCGTCCGTCCGGGCGACGGCGATGACCACGTCACCCGCCGTGGAGGCGGTGGCGGCCGGCACCGCCTCGGCGCCCGCGGCGGCCGCGGGCGTCCCCGAGGGCGCCGTGGGACGGCCCGCGCCTATGCCCGAGCCGAAGGTCTCCCGCACGATCGCGAAGGCGTGGTCGAGCTGTGTCTCCACGTCGCCCTGGCCGCCCGCCCGCAGCCAGCGCCGCAGCACGTGGTTGTGGGCGGTGACCACCGCGGAGGCGGCCACCTCGGCGAGCAGCGGGTCGTCGTTGCCGTCGTGGTGGTCGCGCTCGTCGAAGTGCCCGAGCAGATAGCGCGTGAACAGACGCTCGTAACGGGCCACCGAGGCGATCTCGCGCTCCCGCAGGGTCGGCACCTCGCGGGTCAGCCGGTAGCGCTCCACGGAGACCGCGGGCGAGCCGGCGTACATCTTCATGACTTCCTTGATGCCCCGGCACACCGTGTCGAGCGGGTGCTCGTGCGGCGGGGCGGCGTTCAGGACGGCCTCGGCGCGCACCAGGGTGTCGTCGTGGTCCGGGAAGATCGCCTCTTCCTTGGAGCGGAAGTGGCGGAAGAAGGTCCGCCGGGCCACCCCGGCCGCCGCGGCGATCTCGTCGACCGTCGTGGCCTCGTACCCCTTGGTCGCGAAGAGCTCCATGGCCGCGGCCGCGAGCTCACGGCGCATCTTGAGCCGCTGTGCGGCGGCTCGGGTCCCCGCGGCGCTCTCCTGAGCGTCGGGCGTGGACGTGGCACGGGGTGTCTTCGCGACCTTGGACATGTCCCGAACGTACTGCATCGGAGCGGGAGTGTGCCCAGGTGGGGGAGGGGAGCCGGACCCGGCACCGGTGGTGCCCGAGGGGCTCAGCAGCCCTCCCCACTGCCCGTACGCCTCGGTGTGGGCCTCAGCGGCGGGCATATTCGCGGAAGCCGCGCCCGGTCTTGCGGCCCAGGCAGCCCGCGGCCACCAGGTGCTCCAGGAGCGGCGCCGGGGCGAGGCCCGGGTCGCGGAACTCGCGGTGCAGCACCTGCTCGATGGCGAGCGAGACGTCCAGGCCGACCACGTCGAGGAGCTCGAAGGGCCCCATCGGGTAGCCGCCGCCCAGCTTCATCGCGGCGTCGATGTCGTCCAGGGTCGCGTAGTGCTCCTGGACCATCTTGATCGCGTTGTTCAGGTACGGGAAGAGCAGCGCGTTCACGATGAAGCCGGCCCGGTCGCCGCAGTCCACCGGGTGCTTCCGGATCTTCGCGGTGACCTCGCGGACGGTGGCGTGGACGTCGTCGGCGGTCAGGACGGTACGGACGATCTCGACCAGCTTCATCGCGGGCGCCGGGTTGAAGAAGTGCATCCCGATGACGTCCTGCGGGCGCGAGGTGGCCCGGGCGCAGGCGACGACCGGCAGCGAGGAGGTCGTGGTGGCGAGCACCGCGCCCGGCTTGCAGATCTTGTCCAGGCGGGCGAAGAGCTCCTGCTTGATCTCCAGGTTCTCGGCGACCGCCTCGACCGCGAGGTCGACCTCGGCGAAGGCGTCCAGCGAGCCGGCCGCGACGATCCGGGCCAGCGTCTCGTCGCGCGCCTCGCCCGTCATCCGGCCCTTGTCCACGGAACGGGCCAGGGACTTGGCGATCCGGGCCTTCGCCGTGTCCGCCTTCTCCTGCGAGCGGGCGGCGAGGACGACGTCGTAGCCGGCCTTGGCGAAGACCTCGGCGATGCCGGAGGCCATGGTGCCGGAACCGGCGACGCCCACCGAGCGGACCTCGCGGCTCTCGCCGGCGGCCGCGGCGTCCGCCGGGGTCAGCGCGTCGCGGACCACCTCGGCGGAGCCGGGGGCCTCGTACGTGTAGAAGCCGCGGCCGGACTTGCGGCCGGTCAGGCCCGCCTCGCTGAGCTGCTTGAGGATCGGGGCGGGGGCGTGCAGCCGGTCCTGCGAGGAGGAGTACATCGCCTCCAGGACGGTACGGGCGGTGTCGACGCCGATCAGGTCGAGCAGCGCCAGCGGGCCCATCGGCAGGCCGCAGCCGAGCCGCATGGCCGCGTCGATGTCCTCGCGGGAGGCGTACTTGGCCTCGTACATCGCTGCGGCCTGGTTGAGGTAGCCGAAGAGCAGCCCGTCGGCGACGAAGCCGGGCCGGTCGCCGACGGCGACGGGCTCCTTGCCGAGCTCCTGCGCGAGGACGGTCACGGCGTCGACGGCCTGCGGGGCGGTCAGCACCGAGGAGACCACCTCGACCAGCTTCATCGCCTGGACCGGGGTGAAGAAGTGCAGCCCGAGGACCCGCTCGGGGTGGGCGGAGTCTGCGGCGAGCCGGGTGACGGAGAGCGCGTTGGTTCCGGTGGCGAGGATCGCGTCGGGCCGGACGATGCCGTCCAGGGCCCGGAAGACCTCCTGCTTCGTCTCGTACGACTCGGGCACGACCTCGATGACGAGGTCGGCGTCGGCGGCCGCCTGGAGGTCCGAGAAGGTACGGAATCGGGCCAGGACGTCCTGCCGTTCCTCCTCGGTGATCCGGCCGCGGTCCACCGCACGGGCGGTGGAGGCCTCCAGGGCGGCGACGGCCTGGGCGGCGGCGTTCTCGCTGATGTCGATGCCGATGACCTCGCGGCCGGCCCGGGCGAGGACATCGGCGATACCGGTGCCCATCGTGCCGAGACCGACGACGGCGATGGTGGAGAGAGGGGTGTCCATCAGGGGACTCCTGGGAGGAAGAGTGACGACTGAAGGCAGTGCGGCGAAAGCCGCGCGGAAAGGCACGCGGAATGCCGAAGGAAGGTGCGCGACGGCGCACGGAAAAGAAGGGGACGGACTCTGTCCCGGAGTCACGTCGAAACTGCCGAACCGACAAGCGCTCACCACGGCTGCGTCACCAGGCCGTGGGGAGAAGTGCGGGGGGTGGCCCGCTCACCTGAGACTAACCGGCTGGTAACGAGCGCGCCAGTCCCGGGAAGTTGAGGAAAATGTGATCTGGATCGCGGATAGGCTCCGATTCATGGTCCGATTCATGAACAGTGCCGAGGATCCCGAATTCTGCTCGATGATCGATCGATTGAGGGAAGAGATCGAGAATGCGGAAGGCACCCTCCCCGCCGCATTCGAGGAACTCGCCGGGCCGCTCGGGGCGGCGGAGCTGCACGAGGCCCTCACCGCCCCCGGGCAGCCGCTGTGGGCCCGCGAGATCGCGGCCTTCCGGCTCGGCCTGGCCGGTGACCCACGGGCCTTCGAGGCGCTCGTCCTCTTCCTCAACCACCGCGACCCCGAGCGCTGCGTCTCCGCCGCCTACGCCCTGACCCGGCTCGGCGACCCGCGCACGGCGCGCGCCGCCGCCGCGCTCGCCACCAACGAACTTCGGGTCGCCTACGCCCTGTTGCCGGTCCGGCTGCTCGCCGCACTGCGCGCCCCGGAGAGCGTCCCCGCGCTCGTCGCGGTCCTGGAGCGACGGCTGTCGGCGGCCGACCCGCACTGGCGGGTCGGCCTCGCGTGCGTGGAGGGGCTCGGCGCGCTCGCCGACGCGCGCGCCCGCGGCGTCCTGGAGGCGGCGCTGCCGCACCCGCGGCTCGGGGGAGCGGCGCGGGAGGCGCTGGGGCGGCTGGACGGGTAGGGGCTTGACAGTTTTTACTAGAGTGTCGGATGCCATCCACTCTCACTGCTTCTGTCAAGCGGAGGCGCGCCATGCCCCCTGTGAGTCCGACCGACCCCGCGGGTGGGGTCACCGCGCGCGTGCGCCGGCTGATCGGCGCCGCGCTGGCGGACGGGGCCGTGCCCCCGCCGGAAGAGGTGGCCCGCCTGCTGGCCGTCAGCCCGCAGACCCTGCGCCGCAGGCTGGCCGCAGAGGGGACGACGTACCGACTCCTGCGCGACCAGGTCCGGCGTGACCACGCCCTCGCCGAGCTGGCCGGCGGCTCGCCGTCGATCGAGGGGCTGTCGCGGCGGCTCGGCTTCTCCGAACCCAGCGCGTTCCACCGGGCGTTCCGTCGCTGGACGGGGGTGACCCCCGGGGTCTACCAGCGCTGCGCAGGCTGAGCGGTACGGTCACGGCGGGCGCCCGGTGCGGGTCCTACCGTCCCGGCCATGGAAGTGAACCCCCGGTCCCGCGGGCTCCCCCGGGTGGCGGCCGCCGCCCTCGGCACCCTGGCCGTGCTCGTGCTGCTCGCGGGCGTCGCCGTGACGGCGCTGAGCGTGCGGATCGAGGGGGTGAGCATGGCGCCCACCCTCCAGGACGGCGACCGGCTCCTCCCCGTGCCCGGATCGGCGGGCGAGGTGCGCCGGTTCGACGTGGTCCTGCTGCGCTCGCGCCACCAGGACGCCCTGCTCGTGAAGCGGGTGATCGCGGTGCCGGGCGACCGGATCGCGATCGTGTCCACCCCGGACGATCCCTTCCGGGTGCTGCTCCAGGAGCACGGCACGGGCCCCGTGCGCCGGGTGACGGCCCCTCAGTGGGCCGACCGGGCGCGGCGGACCGGCAACTGCTGTGCGCCGGAGGGCACCCGATCGGCGCGGCCCGCGCTGCGGACCGTTCCGGCCGGGTCCTTCTTCTACCTGGGGGACAACCCGGATCTCTCCGACGACTCCCGGAGCCACGGCTGGGGTGAGATCGCGCGTGTCGAGGGCCGGGTGGGGTGGAGCGGCAGCCCGCTGCCGGTCTCGTCCGGGCTGGGCGGAGTGCCGGTCCTGGAGGCGGACCGGGGGCCGGTGCCGTGAGGGGGAGGCGCCGTGAGCGGGGAGCTGTCGTGAGAGGGGAGGCGCCGTGAGCG includes the following:
- a CDS encoding HEAT repeat domain-containing protein, whose protein sequence is MNSAEDPEFCSMIDRLREEIENAEGTLPAAFEELAGPLGAAELHEALTAPGQPLWAREIAAFRLGLAGDPRAFEALVLFLNHRDPERCVSAAYALTRLGDPRTARAAAALATNELRVAYALLPVRLLAALRAPESVPALVAVLERRLSAADPHWRVGLACVEGLGALADARARGVLEAALPHPRLGGAAREALGRLDG
- the lepB gene encoding signal peptidase I, with protein sequence MEVNPRSRGLPRVAAAALGTLAVLVLLAGVAVTALSVRIEGVSMAPTLQDGDRLLPVPGSAGEVRRFDVVLLRSRHQDALLVKRVIAVPGDRIAIVSTPDDPFRVLLQEHGTGPVRRVTAPQWADRARRTGNCCAPEGTRSARPALRTVPAGSFFYLGDNPDLSDDSRSHGWGEIARVEGRVGWSGSPLPVSSGLGGVPVLEADRGPVP
- a CDS encoding 3-hydroxyacyl-CoA dehydrogenase family protein → MDTPLSTIAVVGLGTMGTGIADVLARAGREVIGIDISENAAAQAVAALEASTARAVDRGRITEEERQDVLARFRTFSDLQAAADADLVIEVVPESYETKQEVFRALDGIVRPDAILATGTNALSVTRLAADSAHPERVLGLHFFTPVQAMKLVEVVSSVLTAPQAVDAVTVLAQELGKEPVAVGDRPGFVADGLLFGYLNQAAAMYEAKYASREDIDAAMRLGCGLPMGPLALLDLIGVDTARTVLEAMYSSSQDRLHAPAPILKQLSEAGLTGRKSGRGFYTYEAPGSAEVVRDALTPADAAAAGESREVRSVGVAGSGTMASGIAEVFAKAGYDVVLAARSQEKADTAKARIAKSLARSVDKGRMTGEARDETLARIVAAGSLDAFAEVDLAVEAVAENLEIKQELFARLDKICKPGAVLATTTSSLPVVACARATSRPQDVIGMHFFNPAPAMKLVEIVRTVLTADDVHATVREVTAKIRKHPVDCGDRAGFIVNALLFPYLNNAIKMVQEHYATLDDIDAAMKLGGGYPMGPFELLDVVGLDVSLAIEQVLHREFRDPGLAPAPLLEHLVAAGCLGRKTGRGFREYARR
- a CDS encoding helix-turn-helix transcriptional regulator codes for the protein MPPVSPTDPAGGVTARVRRLIGAALADGAVPPPEEVARLLAVSPQTLRRRLAAEGTTYRLLRDQVRRDHALAELAGGSPSIEGLSRRLGFSEPSAFHRAFRRWTGVTPGVYQRCAG
- the ccrA gene encoding crotonyl-CoA carboxylase/reductase → MKDILDAIQSPDSTSADFAHIKLPESYRAVTVHKDEAEMFAGLASRDKDPRKSLHLDDVALPELGPGEALVAVMASSVNYNSVWTSIFEPVSTFGFLERYGRLSELSKRHDLPYHVIGSDLAGVVLRTGPGVNSWKPGDEVVAHCLSVELESSDGHNDTMLDPEQRIWGFETNFGGLAEIALVKSNQLMPKPDHLSWEEAASPGLVNSTAYRQLVSRNGAGMKQGDNVLIWGASGGLGSYATQFALAGGANPICVVSSPEKADICRSMGADAVIDRNAEGYKFWKDENTQDPREWKRFGSKIRELTGGEDIDIVFEHPGRETFGASVYVTRKGGTITTCASTSGYMHQYDNRYLWMSLKRIIGSHFANYREAWEANRLIAKGKIHPTLSKVYSLEDTGQAAYDVHRNLHQGKVGVLALAPEEGLGVRNPEMRAKHIDAINRFRNI
- a CDS encoding TetR family transcriptional regulator, which gives rise to MQYVRDMSKVAKTPRATSTPDAQESAAGTRAAAQRLKMRRELAAAAMELFATKGYEATTVDEIAAAAGVARRTFFRHFRSKEEAIFPDHDDTLVRAEAVLNAAPPHEHPLDTVCRGIKEVMKMYAGSPAVSVERYRLTREVPTLREREIASVARYERLFTRYLLGHFDERDHHDGNDDPLLAEVAASAVVTAHNHVLRRWLRAGGQGDVETQLDHAFAIVRETFGSGIGAGRPTAPSGTPAAAAGAEAVPAATASTAGDVVIAVARTDAPLDEVMRTIQRALKQG